A genome region from Flavobacterium sp. CFS9 includes the following:
- a CDS encoding phytoene desaturase family protein, with protein MKEHYDVVIVGSGLGGLVSSIILAKEGYSVCVLEKNNQYGGNLQTFVRDKTIFDTGIHYIGGLEEGQNLFKYFNYLGIMEHLNLKKMDDNGFDIISFEDDPNEYPHAQGYANFTSQLEHFFPEEKTGIEEYCKKIKTICESFPLYNLEWEGKYDNEILGLNAKQTIDECTQNEKLKAVLAGSNFLYAGIADKTPFYVHALSVNSYIQSSWRCINGGSQITKQLLKQLKKYGGEFYKYKEVTRFNVEDKKVTSVDIKDGTSVSGTRFISNIEPKTTLKLTGEEHFRKSFYSRVQSLEGVISAFSLYIVFKPKTFKYINHNHYHFKKSSEVWTAYEYDDNSWPKAFMASMNASKKQEEWAEGMTFITYMKYDDVIPWAATFNTTVDENDRGESYEEFKSRKAAKFLDEIELKFPGIKNCIQSIHTSTPLSYRDYIGGDHGNMYGYVKDSNNPMKTLIPSKTKLDNLYLTGQSINMHGVLGVTIGAVVTCSEIVGKEYLVNKINQASE; from the coding sequence ATGAAAGAACATTACGATGTTGTAATTGTTGGCAGCGGATTGGGTGGATTAGTCTCTTCGATTATTCTCGCCAAAGAAGGTTATAGCGTCTGCGTGCTCGAAAAAAACAATCAGTATGGTGGAAATCTGCAGACTTTTGTACGCGATAAAACTATTTTTGATACCGGAATTCACTACATCGGAGGCTTAGAAGAAGGACAAAATCTGTTCAAATACTTCAACTATTTGGGCATTATGGAACATCTTAACCTCAAAAAAATGGACGATAACGGTTTTGACATCATCTCTTTTGAAGACGATCCAAACGAATATCCTCATGCACAGGGTTACGCTAATTTTACTTCCCAATTGGAACATTTTTTTCCGGAAGAAAAAACCGGTATTGAGGAATACTGCAAAAAAATAAAAACAATTTGCGAGTCTTTTCCCCTCTATAATTTAGAATGGGAAGGCAAATACGATAATGAAATCTTAGGGTTAAACGCCAAACAGACGATCGATGAATGTACCCAAAATGAAAAGTTAAAAGCTGTTCTGGCAGGTTCTAATTTTTTGTATGCCGGAATTGCCGACAAAACACCTTTTTATGTTCATGCACTTTCTGTAAATTCTTACATTCAAAGTTCGTGGCGCTGCATCAATGGCGGAAGTCAGATTACCAAACAGCTTTTAAAACAGCTCAAGAAATATGGTGGTGAATTTTACAAATACAAAGAAGTCACCCGTTTTAATGTGGAAGACAAAAAAGTAACTTCGGTAGACATTAAAGACGGAACCAGCGTCTCCGGTACCCGTTTTATCTCTAACATCGAACCTAAAACAACTCTGAAACTGACTGGGGAGGAACATTTCCGAAAATCATTTTACAGTAGGGTTCAAAGTCTTGAAGGTGTAATTTCGGCATTTAGTCTGTACATTGTCTTTAAACCAAAAACTTTTAAATACATCAATCACAACCATTATCACTTTAAGAAAAGCAGCGAAGTCTGGACCGCTTATGAGTATGATGATAATTCCTGGCCCAAAGCCTTTATGGCCTCCATGAATGCCTCAAAAAAACAGGAAGAATGGGCAGAAGGGATGACTTTTATTACCTATATGAAATACGATGATGTAATACCATGGGCAGCTACCTTTAATACTACCGTAGACGAAAATGACCGTGGAGAAAGTTACGAAGAATTTAAATCGAGAAAAGCGGCGAAATTCTTAGACGAAATCGAACTAAAATTTCCGGGTATCAAAAACTGTATTCAATCGATTCATACTTCGACACCACTCTCCTATCGGGATTATATTGGCGGAGACCATGGTAATATGTACGGATATGTTAAGGATTCAAATAATCCGATGAAAACACTGATTCCCTCAAAAACCAAGCTGGATAATTTGTATCTTACGGGCCAAAGTATCAACATGCATGGTGTACTCGGAGTAACTATTGGAGCCGTGGTAACCTGTTCTGAAATTGTTGGTAAAGAATATTTGGTAAACAAAATCAATCAGGCATCTGAATAA
- a CDS encoding C45 family autoproteolytic acyltransferase/hydolase has translation MKNRIIFFLSIGFLTTLVSCGTAKSMRHQPEIAKYNVTKPIVTKLSDSIFISGKNSLLKNKQGLWELYAEGDPLEIGLNTGALSDSLLKKQERIFFSKIQDIVPSKFQQKLLRHFLKWYNRKLYLNVPEEYQTEIFGISQYTSPDFNNIAPQYQRSLYLHAAHDIGHALQDLALVGCSSFAAWGEKSEDGNLILGRNFDFYVNDAFAENKIVAFINPKEGHKFMMITWPGMIGAVSGMNEKGLTVTINAGKSEIPLIAKTPISILTREILQHAKNINEAIAIAQKRAVFVSESIMVGSAEDNKAVLIEVTPQKMDVYETPNGNQLFCSNHFQGEDLKNEKRNQFQMTNSHSQYRLEKMKELFAENPKIDPKIAADILRNKEGLNNISLGYGNEKALNQLMAHHGVIFKPATKQVWVSTNPYQLGEFVCYNLDSIFKERKTDHIVSLQQVNLDIPKDPFLETIAYKNYQKFRVEDHKFDLYLKNKETLSPEFIANYQSLNPDYWVVYYKAGLYFYQKKEYCLSQSNFEKALTKEITTVPDKTVLEKYLKKIKRKLQ, from the coding sequence ATGAAAAACCGAATTATATTCTTTTTATCTATCGGTTTTTTAACGACGCTTGTCTCTTGCGGAACAGCAAAATCAATGCGGCACCAGCCTGAAATTGCCAAATACAATGTGACAAAACCTATTGTCACCAAACTTTCCGACAGTATTTTTATTTCCGGAAAAAATTCACTTTTAAAAAACAAACAAGGACTCTGGGAATTGTATGCCGAAGGTGATCCTTTAGAAATAGGGCTCAACACCGGTGCTTTATCAGATTCGCTTTTAAAAAAACAAGAGCGTATTTTCTTTTCTAAAATACAGGATATCGTTCCGTCAAAATTTCAGCAGAAACTCCTTCGTCATTTTCTGAAATGGTACAATCGAAAATTATATTTGAATGTTCCGGAAGAATATCAAACCGAAATTTTTGGAATTTCACAGTACACCTCTCCTGATTTTAATAACATTGCACCACAATACCAACGCAGTTTGTACCTGCATGCTGCACACGACATTGGTCACGCCTTGCAGGATCTGGCATTAGTCGGCTGTTCGTCTTTTGCTGCATGGGGAGAAAAATCGGAAGACGGAAATTTAATTCTGGGGCGCAACTTTGATTTTTATGTGAACGATGCTTTCGCAGAAAACAAAATAGTAGCGTTTATCAATCCGAAAGAAGGCCACAAATTTATGATGATTACCTGGCCCGGAATGATTGGTGCTGTTTCCGGAATGAATGAAAAAGGACTAACCGTTACCATTAATGCCGGAAAATCTGAAATTCCGCTGATTGCCAAAACCCCCATTTCGATTCTTACCCGCGAAATATTACAGCACGCCAAAAACATAAACGAAGCAATTGCGATTGCCCAAAAAAGAGCCGTTTTTGTATCCGAATCAATTATGGTGGGAAGTGCCGAAGATAACAAAGCTGTTCTGATTGAAGTCACACCTCAAAAAATGGACGTTTACGAGACTCCAAACGGCAATCAATTATTTTGTTCGAATCATTTTCAGGGAGAAGATTTAAAAAACGAAAAGCGCAATCAGTTTCAAATGACCAACAGTCATTCTCAATATCGTCTGGAAAAAATGAAGGAACTCTTTGCTGAAAATCCGAAAATCGACCCTAAAATTGCAGCAGATATTCTTCGAAATAAAGAAGGTTTAAATAATATTAGTCTGGGATATGGAAATGAAAAAGCACTTAACCAGCTGATGGCGCATCACGGTGTTATCTTTAAACCAGCGACAAAACAGGTTTGGGTGTCCACAAATCCGTATCAATTAGGAGAATTTGTGTGTTACAATCTGGATAGCATTTTTAAAGAAAGAAAAACGGATCACATTGTTTCCTTACAACAAGTAAATTTAGACATCCCAAAAGATCCTTTTTTAGAAACAATAGCCTATAAAAATTACCAAAAATTTAGAGTCGAAGACCACAAATTCGATTTGTATCTGAAAAACAAAGAAACACTAAGCCCTGAATTTATTGCGAATTACCAATCGTTAAACCCTGATTATTGGGTTGTGTATTACAAAGCAGGGTTGTACTTTTATCAAAAAAAAGAGTACTGTCTTTCTCAGTCTAATTTTGAAAAAGCACTAACAAAAGAAATCACAACTGTTCCTGACAAAACAGTCCTTGAAAAATATTTAAAAAAAATCAAAAGAAAATTACAATGA
- a CDS encoding 1-acyl-sn-glycerol-3-phosphate acyltransferase, with protein MHQYFYAIHMFVNRRKSLSVVLAILILFVFGFFASQIKFEEDITKLIPTNDKTDVTAKVLKQLNFADKTTVIFKLDKNGTEDDLKEMATAFSDSVTQSCKPYVSGIQGKIDEENIQETIDFVYHNLPLFLENKDYEVLQSKLQKDSIAATVQANYKSIISPSGFITKDFILQDPLGISFIALKKLQQLNIGDDFTLDNGFVMTKDKKKLLLFITSNLPSSETEQNTIFAAKLKSIQDNLNQKFKTKTSIHYFGSALIAVANANQIKSDIILTTSIAMCTLMLILILFYRKILIPVIIFLPTVFGALFAIAFLYFVKEQISAISLGIGSILLGITIDYSLHILTHYKHNSDIKTLYKDITMPVIMSSSTTAVAFLCLLFVKSDALNDLGIFAAVIVMASAFFSLLIIPHLYKPKENNLEHKKNVIDQLAHFSFHNNKFLIGFCVLVVIVSCFTYKNVGFNNDLSQLNFIPTEIKAAEKDLEESTSLTSKTIYVASYGNSMEEVLRNNSVLFSDLSKEKQNGKILNFSSVGGIMLSQKEQQQKIERWNSFWDTSKKQLLQAGLIAEGSKLGFKPTTYTAFFDHLNFNFKPISAQEYLKIQALQLKEFVTEKNGFFTISTLVKVSPEQRDAFVKSTDTRQNLIAIDRQQMNETFFSTLKTDFNTLVNYSFIAVILILFFFFRRLELVIVSCIPIALTGIVTAGIMGVFGLQMNIFSLIVCTLIFGHGVDFSIFMTSALQKEYTTGKNEIAIYRTSIILAVITTILGIGAMIFAKHPALRSISSVSLIGVFAALIITFIFYPILFKIFISNRSKKGNPPFVVRTFIHGVLSFFYYGMGGILMSLFSITIMPLLPIKEKTKMKAFRYVISKFMKSVLYSNPFIHKKVVNKFGETFKKPAIIIANHSSFIDILAMGMLSPKIIFLVSDWVYNSPIFGGTVRKAGFYPVSEGIEGGVEHLRQKVNEGYSLMIFPEGTRSESNQVKRFHKGAFYLAEEFNLDIIPVIIHGASEAIPKGDFVIHHSSLTISILERISPDNTSFGKNYAERTKQMSAFFKEEYHKIRQQLEGPDYFKKMLLHSFDYKEIEIINTVESDLKKNLEVYYRLNKQLSTKDRILHLSNDYGQLDVLLTLQEPQRKITSFNNDEEKRAVSKTNYFLKKRKISYLDILEPALQNQYDVLLISDKNQVNDLEKVITLTSTVILLNHSDLKNTLITFGFECVFEEDVIIALKKKGA; from the coding sequence ATGTTTGTAAACCGAAGAAAATCTTTATCGGTTGTTCTGGCTATTTTGATCCTTTTTGTTTTTGGATTTTTCGCCTCTCAAATTAAATTCGAAGAGGATATCACCAAACTGATTCCCACAAACGACAAAACAGATGTCACGGCAAAAGTGCTCAAACAACTTAATTTTGCTGATAAAACTACCGTTATTTTCAAACTCGATAAAAACGGAACCGAAGACGATCTGAAAGAAATGGCAACTGCTTTTTCAGACAGTGTCACTCAATCCTGCAAGCCCTATGTAAGCGGTATTCAGGGAAAAATTGACGAAGAAAACATTCAGGAAACCATCGATTTCGTCTACCACAATCTGCCTCTTTTTCTGGAAAACAAAGATTACGAAGTCCTGCAGAGTAAACTTCAAAAAGACAGTATCGCGGCGACAGTTCAGGCCAATTATAAATCGATTATTTCTCCATCCGGATTTATCACGAAAGATTTTATTTTACAGGATCCGTTGGGAATCTCCTTTATCGCTTTAAAAAAATTACAGCAATTAAATATTGGTGACGATTTTACGCTAGACAATGGTTTTGTCATGACCAAAGACAAAAAGAAATTACTCCTTTTTATTACCTCAAATCTTCCTTCAAGCGAAACTGAACAGAATACAATCTTTGCAGCAAAACTGAAATCCATTCAGGACAATCTGAATCAGAAATTCAAAACCAAAACCTCGATTCATTATTTTGGTTCAGCACTGATTGCGGTCGCAAATGCCAATCAAATTAAAAGCGATATCATCCTGACCACATCAATCGCGATGTGTACACTGATGCTTATTTTGATTTTGTTTTATCGAAAAATATTGATTCCGGTAATTATTTTTCTTCCTACTGTTTTTGGCGCTTTGTTTGCCATCGCCTTTTTATATTTTGTAAAAGAACAGATTTCTGCTATTTCACTCGGAATTGGTTCTATTTTATTAGGAATCACGATTGATTATTCCCTTCATATTCTCACGCATTACAAGCATAACAGCGATATAAAAACCTTGTACAAAGACATTACCATGCCGGTAATCATGAGCAGTTCCACCACGGCTGTTGCTTTTTTGTGTCTCCTTTTTGTAAAATCGGATGCCTTAAATGACCTGGGAATTTTCGCTGCCGTTATCGTAATGGCTTCTGCATTTTTCTCTCTTTTAATTATTCCGCATCTCTACAAACCGAAAGAGAATAACTTAGAGCATAAGAAAAATGTGATTGATCAACTGGCTCATTTTTCCTTTCACAACAACAAATTTCTGATTGGTTTTTGTGTTTTGGTAGTCATTGTTTCCTGTTTTACTTATAAGAATGTAGGTTTCAATAACGATTTGTCACAGCTGAATTTTATTCCGACAGAAATAAAAGCGGCTGAAAAAGATCTGGAAGAAAGTACAAGTCTGACCTCCAAAACTATTTACGTAGCATCTTACGGAAATAGTATGGAAGAGGTTTTACGGAACAACTCTGTCCTGTTCTCCGATTTATCAAAAGAAAAACAAAACGGCAAAATATTGAATTTTAGTTCTGTTGGCGGTATTATGCTTTCGCAAAAGGAGCAACAGCAAAAAATCGAACGTTGGAATTCATTTTGGGATACCAGCAAAAAACAGCTTTTACAAGCCGGACTAATTGCCGAAGGTTCCAAACTCGGATTTAAACCTACCACTTATACCGCCTTTTTTGATCATTTGAATTTCAATTTCAAACCCATTTCGGCACAGGAATATTTGAAAATACAAGCTTTGCAGCTGAAAGAATTTGTAACCGAAAAAAACGGATTCTTCACCATTTCTACTCTGGTAAAAGTGAGTCCTGAGCAAAGAGATGCTTTTGTAAAATCAACTGACACCAGACAAAATCTGATTGCAATTGATCGTCAGCAGATGAATGAAACATTTTTCAGTACTTTAAAAACCGATTTCAATACACTGGTAAATTATTCGTTTATAGCGGTGATTCTGATTTTATTTTTCTTTTTCCGAAGACTTGAACTGGTTATTGTAAGCTGCATTCCTATTGCTTTAACTGGAATTGTTACAGCTGGAATTATGGGCGTTTTTGGACTTCAGATGAATATTTTCAGCCTGATTGTCTGCACACTGATTTTTGGTCACGGTGTCGATTTCAGTATTTTCATGACCAGTGCCCTTCAAAAAGAATACACGACCGGAAAAAACGAAATAGCCATTTACCGAACCTCTATCATTCTTGCAGTAATCACCACTATCTTAGGAATCGGTGCAATGATTTTTGCGAAGCATCCGGCCTTGCGATCTATTTCATCCGTATCTTTAATAGGAGTTTTTGCGGCACTTATTATTACGTTTATTTTCTATCCGATTCTTTTTAAAATCTTCATTTCAAACCGTTCAAAAAAAGGAAATCCTCCATTCGTCGTACGCACTTTTATACACGGTGTCCTCTCTTTTTTCTATTACGGTATGGGCGGAATTTTAATGTCGCTTTTCAGCATTACTATTATGCCGTTGCTGCCGATAAAGGAGAAAACAAAAATGAAAGCCTTCCGATATGTGATCTCAAAATTCATGAAATCGGTGCTTTATTCCAATCCGTTTATTCATAAAAAAGTCGTGAATAAATTTGGAGAAACCTTTAAAAAACCGGCCATTATTATTGCCAATCATTCTTCGTTCATTGATATTTTGGCAATGGGAATGTTAAGTCCTAAGATTATATTTTTGGTAAGCGACTGGGTGTACAACTCTCCTATTTTTGGCGGTACTGTCAGAAAAGCAGGTTTTTATCCGGTTTCGGAAGGAATTGAAGGCGGAGTAGAACATTTGCGCCAAAAAGTAAACGAAGGGTATTCGTTAATGATCTTTCCCGAAGGAACACGTTCTGAGAGCAATCAGGTCAAACGTTTCCATAAAGGAGCCTTTTATCTGGCTGAGGAATTTAATCTGGATATTATTCCTGTGATCATTCACGGAGCTTCAGAAGCCATTCCAAAAGGTGATTTTGTCATTCATCACAGCAGTCTTACTATTTCAATTCTGGAACGAATTTCTCCTGATAATACTTCTTTCGGAAAAAATTATGCCGAGAGAACCAAACAAATGAGTGCTTTTTTCAAAGAAGAGTACCACAAAATCCGTCAACAATTAGAAGGCCCGGATTATTTCAAAAAAATGCTTTTACACAGTTTTGATTATAAAGAAATCGAAATCATCAATACTGTTGAGAGCGATTTAAAAAAGAATCTGGAAGTCTATTATCGTCTAAACAAACAGCTTTCGACGAAAGACAGAATACTCCATTTATCCAATGATTACGGACAATTAGATGTGTTACTAACCTTGCAGGAGCCTCAGCGAAAAATAACTTCGTTCAATAATGACGAAGAAAAAAGAGCGGTTTCAAAAACCAATTATTTCCTCAAAAAAAGGAAAATCTCTTATTTAGATATACTTGAACCTGCTTTGCAAAATCAATATGATGTTCTTTTAATTTCCGATAAGAATCAGGTGAATGATCTTGAAAAAGTCATTACTCTAACTTCTACAGTAATCCTGCTCAACCATTCTGATTTAAAAAACACTTTGATTACATTTGGTTTTGAATGTGTTTTCGAAGAAGACGTTATAATTGCATTAAAGAAAAAAGGAGCATGA